In Phaeobacter porticola, one DNA window encodes the following:
- a CDS encoding CynX/NimT family MFS transporter, with protein MSTSAILDSRYSWTRLLVTLAIATVANVGMWAVIVVMPAVEVEFGADRAAASLPYTLTMIGFAVGNLVIGRLVDRFGITLALCAAALLSAISYGLAMLAPDMIWLSAAHLFLGLGTAAGFGPLIADISHWFQRRRGIAVALVASGNYLSGAIWPTALAGMLAESGWRSVYATLAGVTLLVVIPLSVVLRRRIAFDAQGDSAAVSASNAARVGLSPRQLQWILGLAGIGCCVAMSMPQVHIVAYCVGLGYGPTVGAEMLSLMLLGGVVSRVISGLVADRFGGVRTLLVGSILQCIALFLYLPYDGMVSLYLVSAIFGLAQGGIVPSYALVVREYMPPQEAGTRVGFVMMMTILGMALGGWMSGWIYDVSGSYQLAFVNGIFWNGLNIAIMVLLLMRSRPARPRMQPA; from the coding sequence ATGTCTACATCCGCAATCCTCGACAGCCGTTATTCCTGGACCAGGCTTCTGGTGACACTGGCCATTGCCACAGTGGCCAATGTCGGCATGTGGGCGGTGATTGTGGTGATGCCTGCGGTCGAGGTCGAATTCGGCGCCGATCGCGCTGCGGCCTCTCTTCCCTATACATTGACGATGATCGGCTTTGCCGTGGGCAATCTGGTGATTGGCCGGCTGGTCGACCGGTTTGGCATCACGCTGGCGCTCTGCGCAGCGGCACTGCTCAGCGCGATCAGCTACGGGTTGGCGATGCTGGCGCCGGATATGATCTGGCTGTCGGCAGCGCATCTGTTTCTGGGGCTGGGCACGGCGGCCGGATTTGGGCCGCTGATTGCCGATATCTCCCACTGGTTTCAACGACGGCGCGGCATAGCGGTGGCACTGGTCGCCAGCGGCAATTACCTCTCCGGTGCGATCTGGCCCACGGCGCTGGCCGGAATGCTGGCCGAAAGCGGGTGGCGCAGCGTCTATGCCACCCTTGCCGGGGTCACGCTGCTGGTGGTGATCCCGCTGTCGGTGGTCTTGCGACGCCGCATCGCATTCGACGCGCAGGGCGACAGCGCGGCGGTTTCCGCCAGCAATGCCGCACGGGTGGGGCTCTCTCCGCGTCAATTGCAATGGATATTGGGGTTGGCAGGCATCGGCTGCTGCGTCGCTATGTCGATGCCCCAAGTTCATATCGTCGCCTATTGCGTTGGCCTTGGCTATGGCCCGACGGTGGGGGCTGAGATGCTGTCGCTGATGTTGCTGGGCGGCGTGGTCAGCCGGGTGATTTCTGGTCTGGTCGCGGATCGGTTCGGCGGCGTGCGCACACTGCTGGTGGGGTCCATCCTGCAATGTATCGCACTGTTTCTATACCTGCCCTATGACGGCATGGTCTCGCTTTATCTGGTCAGCGCCATCTTCGGGCTGGCACAGGGCGGGATCGTCCCCAGCTATGCACTGGTGGTGCGGGAATATATGCCCCCGCAGGAGGCAGGCACCCGCGTGGGTTTCGTGATGATGATGACCATCCTCGGCATGGCCCTGGGGGGATGGATGTCGGGCTGGATCTACGACGTCAGCGGATCCTATCAGCTGGCCTTTGTGAACGGCATCTTCTGGAACGGGCTGAATATCGCGATCATGGTGCTGCTGCTGATGCGCAGCCGACCGGCGCGGCCCCGGATGCAGCCAGCCTGA
- a CDS encoding FAD-binding oxidoreductase has translation MTLNPADTGFVDHLRALLPADTLRPADPRYLQEPRGRYHGQAGVIALPRSTEEVATLLRAAHAARVPVVPYGGGTGLVGGQIMGAEGPAPLVISLERMTALREVYPQENVIAVEAGMILADVQRAATEAGRLFPLSLAAEGTARIGGTLATNAGGVNVLRYGNARDLCLGLEAVLPNGEIWQGLSRLRKDNTGYDLRNLLIGAEGTLGIITAASLKLSPIPAEEGTAILTVASPAAAIDLLAMARDQLGETISAFELIHRQGLEFLRETLPDLRLPFDDLPDWCVLIDLGLPWGRSPAEALAAVFESALEAGLCADGVIAQSEAQRQALWSVREHIPEGNRRIGSVSSHDISVPISRIPDFIVEGGKRLAALGDMRINCFGHLGDGNLHYNVFPAQGKDRRAYEHLRDDVKRCVHDLTHEYDGSVSAEHGIGRLKVADLQRYGDPVKLAAMQAIKQALDPHGIMNPGAVVPLAD, from the coding sequence ATGACCCTGAACCCTGCGGACACCGGTTTTGTCGATCATCTGCGCGCGTTGCTGCCTGCAGATACTCTGCGCCCGGCGGACCCCCGGTATCTGCAAGAACCGCGCGGCCGCTATCACGGGCAGGCGGGTGTCATTGCCCTGCCGCGCAGCACCGAAGAAGTCGCCACGCTGCTGCGCGCGGCCCATGCCGCCCGTGTGCCGGTGGTGCCCTACGGCGGCGGCACCGGGCTTGTTGGCGGGCAGATCATGGGCGCGGAGGGGCCGGCACCGCTGGTGATCTCGCTGGAGCGCATGACCGCCCTGCGCGAAGTTTACCCGCAGGAGAACGTTATCGCGGTTGAGGCGGGCATGATCTTGGCTGACGTACAACGCGCCGCTACGGAGGCGGGTCGACTGTTCCCGCTGTCACTGGCCGCAGAGGGAACCGCGCGCATCGGCGGCACGCTGGCCACCAATGCCGGTGGCGTCAATGTTCTGCGCTACGGCAACGCCCGCGATCTCTGTCTGGGGCTGGAGGCGGTGCTGCCCAATGGTGAGATCTGGCAGGGGCTGAGCCGTCTGCGCAAGGACAACACTGGGTATGATCTGCGAAACCTGCTGATCGGGGCCGAGGGCACGCTGGGCATCATCACCGCCGCCTCGTTGAAGCTTTCGCCGATCCCGGCGGAAGAGGGCACCGCGATTCTGACGGTGGCCTCCCCGGCGGCAGCGATTGACCTTTTGGCAATGGCCCGTGATCAACTGGGCGAGACAATCAGCGCCTTTGAACTGATCCACCGGCAGGGGTTGGAGTTCCTGCGCGAAACCCTGCCGGATCTGCGCCTGCCCTTTGACGATCTGCCGGACTGGTGCGTGCTGATTGATCTTGGTCTGCCCTGGGGGCGCAGCCCGGCGGAGGCGCTGGCGGCAGTGTTCGAGAGCGCACTTGAGGCCGGGCTTTGCGCCGATGGCGTTATCGCCCAGTCAGAGGCGCAGCGGCAGGCGCTGTGGTCGGTGCGCGAGCATATCCCCGAGGGCAACCGCCGCATCGGCTCGGTCTCTAGTCACGATATATCGGTCCCGATTTCACGTATTCCCGATTTCATTGTCGAGGGTGGCAAGCGTCTGGCAGCGCTGGGGGATATGCGGATCAATTGCTTTGGTCATCTGGGCGATGGTAATTTGCACTACAACGTCTTTCCCGCGCAAGGGAAGGACCGTAGAGCTTATGAGCATCTGAGAGATGACGTGAAGCGTTGCGTGCATGATCTGACCCATGAATACGACGGCTCGGTCAGTGCTGAACATGGCATCGGACGGCTGAAGGTGGCGGATCTGCAGCGCTATGGTGATCCGGTGAAACTGGCGGCGATGCAGGCGATCAAACAGGCGCTGGATCCGCACGGTATCATGAACCCCGGCGCCGTGGTGCCACTCGCCGACTAA
- a CDS encoding GNAT family N-acetyltransferase: MLLTGRKVRIETERLTLRPPIHADFRDWAALRQHSQGYLTPWEPSWAADHLSRKSFTNRVYWARRAVSSGSALPLFLIRRSDQLLVGAITLDNIRRGPAQAGTLGYWTGQPFARHGYMREAIGAVVHHAFTKLDLSRIEAACLPENAASRGLLESAGFKYEGVAQSYLQINGRWRTHVLYASLRHDRRGRTQVGQA; this comes from the coding sequence ATGCTGCTGACCGGACGCAAAGTGCGTATCGAGACCGAACGCCTGACGCTCAGGCCGCCGATCCATGCGGATTTTCGCGACTGGGCCGCGTTGCGCCAGCACAGCCAGGGCTATCTCACCCCGTGGGAGCCCAGCTGGGCCGCGGATCATCTGAGCCGCAAAAGCTTCACCAACCGGGTTTACTGGGCGCGCCGGGCGGTCAGCTCTGGCTCGGCGCTGCCGCTGTTTCTGATCCGGCGCAGCGATCAGCTGCTGGTCGGGGCGATCACGCTGGACAATATCCGGCGCGGGCCTGCACAGGCGGGCACGCTGGGGTATTGGACCGGTCAGCCCTTTGCCCGGCATGGGTATATGCGCGAGGCGATCGGGGCGGTGGTGCATCACGCCTTTACCAAGCTGGATCTGAGCCGGATCGAGGCGGCGTGTTTGCCGGAAAACGCCGCCTCCCGTGGGCTATTGGAGAGTGCCGGCTTCAAATATGAGGGCGTGGCTCAATCTTATTTGCAAATCAACGGGCGCTGGCGGACACATGTCCTATATGCTTCGTTGCGCCATGATCGGCGCGGCCGCACGCAGGTCGGGCAAGCCTGA